GACTTGTCATGGCCGGCCGGGCGAACCCGAACTTGTCCGTCCGCCAGCGTCATGGTGCCTCTGACATATCTCGGATAGGCGGAACCTTTGTCGTAGCTGACGTCGAGAAATGCGGCGCATTCCGCGTGAAGCACCCGGTCTTCCCCGAGCAGGCTGCGCAAATACGGCCGCACGAATAATTCGAAGCCGACGAAGGAAGCCCCTGGATTTCCGGAAAGCGCAAACAGCGGTTTGCCATGCAGGAGGCCCACCGTCGTCGGGCTGCCCGGCCGCATCGCGACTTTGTTAAACAGCATTTCGCCGGACCACCGCGCGAAAACATCGACCAGCACGTCTTTATCGCCGACGGAAACCCCTCCCGTCGTAATGACCGCGTCCGCCTCGCGAAACGCCCGCTCCAGCGCGGCAAGCACCGCATCGGCATCGTCGGGCAGCACCGGCATGACGAAAGGCAGTCCGCCCGCCTCACGAACCTGGGCGGCCAGCATATAGCTGTTGCTGTTGCGGATTTTCCCCGGCGAAAGCGGCTCATGCACCGGCAGCAGTTCGGAGCCGGTGGAGAAAATCGCAACCTTCGGCTGCCGGTATACCGGAACCGGGTCCACGCCGAACGTTGCGAGCACCGCGGCTTCCCCTGCGCGGATAACGCGTCCCGGCTCCAGCACCTGCTCCCGCGCCTGCACCTCCCGGCCGACCGGGGTGACGTTGTCTCCCGGGGCCATCCGCTTCTTGACGCGCACCGGTTCGCCGGCGCCGCCGCTGTGCGCGGCATCCATGCTGTCGGTCATCTCCAGCATGATGACCGCATCCGCCCCTTCCGGCACGACAGCGCCCGTCATAATACGCGCTGCTTGTCCGGGCCCAAGCCGCCGCGAAGGGACGGAGCCGCACATGATGAGCTCGACGACGTCCAGCGTCGCCGGGCTATCCGGTGCGGCATGCTCCGTATCCGCCGCTATGACCGCGTAGCCGTCAACGCCGGATCGCCGGAAATGCGGCACCGGATGGTCCGCAGCGACCGGCTCCGCAAGCCGGCGGCCAAAGCTCTCCGCGAGCGGCACCCGCTCCGCCGGCAGCGGCGCCGCGTGGCGAAGAATGCGGCGCTGAGCTTCTTCCACTTGAACGATTTCCCTCTGAAACTTCATGCCCTGCCTCGCTTACTTTTATTTTTATACCGCCCCGGAGTCTGCCCGACGGTTACATTGGATGAACCACTACTCACGGTTCACCCGCCGATTTGCGACATGCGCCGCATCGTCGGGACGTGAGACTGGCTCGCCCCGAGCAGCGCCTGCGCCATCTCGTGGTTTTGCGGCTTCACGTCAAGCGCGCGGAAAAACAGCTTCGCAAGAGCTTCGTCATCGCCGATATATTTGCGCACGTTGAATTCGTCGCTCCAATAAAGACAAGGCTTGATGTTGCCGTCCGCCGTCAGCCGGAGCCGGTTGCACGTTTCGCAGAAATGGTCGCTGACCGGATGAATGAGGCCGAACGATCCGGGCGCGCCTTCGATGCGATAGTTTTTGGAGGGCCCGTTGCCGTACACTTCGCCGTGGGGCTGAACGTGCCACCCCATCCGCTCGCACCGCTCCAGTACAGCGCTCAAAGGTACGTATTTCGTCTTCCAGCCGTCGTCGTCGTGCCCGATCGGCATATATTCGATAAAGCGCACCTGAACGCGCCCGCTTAACGTCAGCTGTAAAAAATCTTCGATCTCGTCGTCGTTTATCCCCTTCATCAACACCACATTCAGCTTGATCGGGTCGAGCCCGACCCGCTGCGCCGCCGCAACGCTGTCCAACACGCGCCGAATGTCGCCTCCTCGCGTGATCAGGGAAAACCGGTCAGCCCGAAGCGAATCCAGGCTGATGTTGATGCGCGTCAGCCCCGCCTCTTTGAAAGCATCCGCCTTTGCCGCGAAAAACACGCCGTTCGTCGTCAGCGCGATATCTTCGATGCCGGGGATCGCCGACAACATGCGGACGAGCTCCACGAGATTTTTGCGGACAAGCGGTTCTCCGCCCGTAAGCCTCAGCTTGCGCACTCCGTAGCCGGCCAGCACGCGGACGACTTCGGCAATTTCGTCGAAGCGCAGAAGCTTCTCTTCGGGCTCGAACGTCATGCCTTCCTCCGGCATACAGTAGACGCAGCGCAAATTGCATCTGTCCGTTACGGAAATGCGCAAATAGTCATGCACTCGGTTAAACCGGTCCACCAGCACTTTGGACATTCGAAACACCCCCGTTTTCCCTTTGTGTCACATTACCTAACAAATCCGAAGCCGAACGTCAAAAAAGACGATTAATGTCACATATCATCACATCATTTATCATAACACAAAGCTTCATACTGCTCCACCGAGTTTATATTGAGAACAAACCGCAAATCGATTCCTTTTCCGGCAAAAAAAGCTTCGTCCGCCGCACGCCATGAAACGCCGTCCAAGAGCCGCATCACCCTGCGCTCTCCGCCGGCCAGCAGCCGGTCGATCCGCTCCGCGCAGGAGCGGCTGTACACGCCGTGCAGCGGCTGCACGCGGCCGTCCAGCTGCGGCACCACCGCCTCGCAGCCGCTCCCGGCTTGCAGCTCTGCCATCGCTTCGGCGGCCGCGGCGGAAACAAACGGCATGTCGCACGCGACGATCCATGCCAGATCGCCGCGCGCCGCCGCCCATGCCGCCTGCATCCCGGCGAGCGGGCCCTCGCCGGGGTGAAGATCCGCCGCCAGCCGCACCGTGCCGCAGGCATACATCGCAAGGTCGTCCGGGCGGTTCGTCACGATGACGATGTCGCTGCACAGCCGACGCATTTGCTCCAGCTGATGCTCGATCAGCGGACGCCCGTTCCACGGCAGCAGTGCCTTGAAGCGGCCGCCCATACGGCGGTTGCTCCCGCCGGCCAGGATGACGCCGGTGACGGGCGCGCCGTCCCCGCGGCCTGCCCCACTCACGCCAAGCTCTCCAGCTTGCGCAAGCGCTCGGAGAACGATTCCCGCCAGCTTTGCGCAAGCTCCGCCACCTGCAAAATGCGCCGAACGCCCTCGGCATTTTGCTTGTCGTGGTATTTGATCCCGTTCGCATACGCCACCGTTACCTGCAGCGAATGGCGTTCGACGAGCCGCAGCGGCTGCCCGGCGGCAACCATGCCCGGCTTCAGCACGCGGAAGTAATAACCGGTGTACCCGGTCTCCTGCACATACAGCGGCAGCTCGTTCAATTCATGCTTGCCGCCGAGCTTGAAGCACGGCTGTCTCGGTTGGCTGAGCTGCACCACGGCCTCGCCGATCTCATAAATATCGCCGATGCGCACATCCGTTTCGGGCATTCCGGCGACCGTAAAATTTTCCCCGAATGCGCCGTACTCCAGCTCGCGGTCTAACCGCTGCCGCCAATACGGGTAATGCTCCGCGCAATATACGCATACGGCTTTATCCGGACCGCCGTGGTTGACCAGATCGGCTTGACCGTCTCCGTCCAGCTGCTCGGCCCCCAAATAAACCGGATGCAGAACCGCTTCCTTATATATTCCCGTCATCACCGGACGGCCGTTAAACAGATGTTCTCCCGGTTTTCCCACTTGCAGCGAAACAAGCTTCATCCCTTCCAGCTCCTTTTCGAGAACGTCCCCAGTCTCCCTCGAAGTCTTTCTTTTTACTATATGGTATCGCTGCGCTGTTGTCTATGCTCTATGACACAGGATATCCCTGCTTGTGCGGATATGCATAATTCGCCCATACGGCAAATATCGTTCTATGTATGGAACTTTCGACAAAAGGAGGTATTGCATGTACCATTCGAACGATCGTGAAATGCTTACATCTCCATATACATTGGAGACATTTAAAGCCATGGTCGAAGCTGTAGTTCCGGGTATGCACCCGCCGAACGCCCCTCCGACCGTCCTGACTGCTGGCGCGGCGGATTTGGCCGTTCATGAGTACATCGTCTGGGAATTGGATCATAGTCTGGCACTGTTTATCGGTTATGCGCTTACCGCTGTCCCGCTGGCGACCGCAACCGCGATGATGCTGGACAGCGCGGCGGTACAGCTCATTTCCTCAGGCCAGGCAGCCGATCCGCCAATTCATCCGGCCATGGAAGGCGGCCCTTTCGCCAGTCTATCCCCCCGCGATCGAATCCGCACGATGGCCTGTCTGGAACAGCTCCGAATCGATCTCGGAAGCTTGCCTCCCCCCTATAAAGACGACGGGGGCCTCGTCAAGTTTATTATCGATTATTTAAACCGGGGGACGATGTTCGGCAATTATTCGGAATGGTCCGCATACGGAACGACGCGGCTGAACACTCCGGCTGCCCGGAGGCTGGAGTATTTTCCGGTGAGCTGGCGGCAGGTCGGATATCCGGGCGCATCGCTGGGGTACCGTGCCCTCCGCGGCTTTTTATTGACGATTAACCATACGGGAGGAGGGCCCTCCCATGTATGATGCCGACGTCATCGTCATCGGATCCGGCGGAGGCGGAGCCGTTATCGCCAAAGAGCTCGGGGAAAAAGGGCTCAAGGTGCTTGTTCTGGAAGCCGGCCCTTGGTATGGCAACAGCAAATGGCCCAGCCCCAACACCGATCGCGGAGCGGAATGGAGCTCAAGTTATGCGGATCTGGACGTAAATCTTTACAAAAAAATTTACAATGCGCACGAAAACAATATGAACGACGTCGTTTCCGGCACGTTTCGTTTCGGACCGGCCGACCGTCGCCGTGCCCCTTGGCACCGGGTCATGCGGCAGAAAGGCGACATATGGCAGCTCGCCGGCGTCGGCGGAACGACGCAGCATTACTGGGCCCAGTCGCCCCGCGCTTTTCCCGCGTCGGTTGACAATGTGTGGCCGATCAGCTACCGGGAGCTGATCCCGTATTACGAGAAGGTGGAAGCGACGCTCCCCGTACAGTTTTCGCCGACAACCCCGAAGGAAGAGCTGTTTTATTACGGCGCCAAAAAAGCCGGCTGGTCTTTGATCCCGACGCTCGATGTGGTGACCCCGGGGTACCGACCGAATCCGAACGCGATCCTGCCGCCGAACAAACATCTGATGGACCCTAACTATTCGATGGAGCAGCTTTTCAATATGGAAGGATGCACGTTAAAGGGGCACTGCGTCAACGGCTGCTCCGCCGGACCCTCGGTCGATCGGATCGCCAAACGGGGCACGCTGGTCAGCTACGTTCCGCTCGCTCTCAAAACCGGCAACGTCGCCATTCGCCCGAACTCCTTTGCGGTCAAAATTTTAACGCGGCGCGACCCAAAAGACGGTCTTTGCGCCAACGGCGTGCAGTTCCGCGATACATGGACGGGCGAAATCGGCGAACTGACGGCCAGGGCGGTCGTCATGGCCGCCGGGTGTCTCGAGTCGCCGCGGCTCTGGCTCAACTCCGCACTGCCTTATAACGCCTGGGTCGGCAGAGGACTTACCAATCATTACTTCGATTGGGTCGGCGGCGTTTTTGACGAAAAAGATCTGATGAGCATTTTGGGGTTGCCCGAAGTGTATCCGTACATGGGACATACGTCGGGAGCGCGTGTCGATATTCCGGGAACCGGAGTTTTTCAGGTTTCCTGCCTGAGTCCGGGACTTATGGCCTTTCTGTCGTACGGCTTCAGCGAAGCAGGCTACGATGCCTTTACACCTCCCGAACCGGGGGAACCTTGGGACATTCGGGGCAGGGTAGTCGGACCCGAGCTCAAGGAGCTGATGCTGAACTATAACAGAACCATGACGGTGCTGCTGCTGACGGACGATGATACGTTATACAACAACCGGGTGGAGGTGGACCCGCTGCTGAAAGATGAGCACGGTCCGATACCGGTCATTTATTATACCCCCAATAAGAAAACGCTCAAAAGGCGCGATCAGCTCGTTCGCTATACCTGCGAAACGCTGCAAGCCGCGGGCGCGAGAAAGATTTTCAGATCGGATACGCCGGCCGGCTTTTTGCTCCATATCGAAAGCACGATGAGAATGGGTTTTGTCGTGGATACTAACTGCGAGGCTTACCAGGTCAAACGGCTGTTTATTGCCGACAACAGCGTGCATTACAACGGAATCGGCGGGCCGAATCCGACGCTCACTACGCAGGCGCTGGCAACGCGCACGGCGGATAAGCTGGCGGATGCCTATTTCACCTGATTTCAGGGCAAACAAAGGGCAGTCCGGAGCCATCGCTCCGCTGCCCGTTTTGTCATCCCCTGGAAACCGAATAATAAAGCACTATACCCGATAAGCCGACGATGAATATAAATCCGACGATTTTTCCGATCATGCGTCCGTTCATTGGCCTGAGCCCTCCTTGTCCCTATCCTTGGAATGTCTGTCCTGCGGGGAAATATTCCAATATATTTTCCACAAATCAGGATAAAGCTAATTGTATGGATCGCTTCTCTCCTTCGCTGATGTTTTGCCCATTTTAAAGCTTATCCAAAGGGTGTGAACCGGATGCCGATAAAAAAAATGATCGCCTCCCGCAAAACGAAAATGCCGATGTTTGAAGATCCGGACGCGGCTGCGGAAGGGGCTGCGAAACCTCTGTCCGGCAGCTTGGCCGACAACGAAGCCTGGTTGAAGCATACGTTTTCCAACTGTTCCGATTTGACGGTCAGGAAATTGCATCTACGCCACTCCGTCCCCGGAATTGTCGTTTATTTTAAAGAGCTGGTCGACGCCAGGCAATTGGACGAGGAACTGCTGGAACCGCTAATGCGGCAGCGGCCGGAACGCGGAGATAACGACATATCTTTCATGGAACAAATCAAAAGCGATCTCGTTCCGGTTGCTTTGACCCAAATCATCGACAACAAAAAAGATGCGGTCGCCCGGATCATCAAGGGAGAAGTCGTTTTGATCGCCGACAATTCCGCGCAGGCCCTCGCTATTAATGTAAAATCCACTATGCACCGCGCATTGTCGGAACCGAGCACGGAATCCGTTATCCGCGGTCCGAAGATCGGGTTTATCGAAAATATCGGGATCAATCAGGCGCTGCTCCGCCGGAACATCAGGACCCCGCGGCTGAAAATGGAGCAGATGCTTGTCGGAAAAGTTTCGCAAACGGAGGTAGCCCTTGCATACATGGAAGGCGCAGCTTCGCCCGCGGTAATTGCCGAAGTGAAGAAACGCATGTCGCAAATTGAACTGGATACGATACTGGAATCGGCTTTCATAGAAGAAATAATCCGCGACGCCGCGTATTCGCCTTTTCCTGTCATACACGTAACGGAGCGGCCGGATTCGGCTGCAGCTTCTCTGCTCGAAGGAAGGGTTGTCATCCTGGTGGACGGGTCTCCTGTGTCGATGATCGTTCCTGTTAATATATGGCACGCCTTTCAAACGGTCGAGGACTACTATACGAATTATATTTTTGCGACTTTTTTGCGCTGGCTGCGTTACTTTTTCGCCTTCATTTCCTTGACCTTGCCGTCTTTTTATGTAGCCGTTTCCGAGTTCAATCCGGAGCTCATACCAACCACCCTGGCGATGACGCTTGCTGCGGCAAGAGAGCCGGTGCCTTTCCCGACCCTTATCGAAATTTTGATGATGGAGATCGCCTTTGAGGCCATCCGCGAGGCCGGTATCCGCCTGCCCCGCCCGGTCGGGCAAACCATCAGCATTGTAGGCGTGCTTGTCATCGGACAAGCTGCGGTGCAGGCGGGGATCGTATCGGCGCCGATCGTCATCATCGTCTCTTTGACCGGAATCGCTTCTTTTCTGATACCGAACTATAATATGAGCCAGGCAATCCGTTTAATGCGGTTCCCGCTCATGCTGTGTGCCGGCATCTTCGGCTTGTACGGCGTAGGCGCCGGACTTATCGCCCTCCTGATTCATCTGGTCAATCTGCGTTCCTTTGGAGTCTACTATATGGCTCCGCTTGCTCCGTTCGACCGGGACGGCATTAAGGACGTTTTGGGCAGAGCGCCCTGGTGGATCATGCAAAAGCGGAAAAACCGCGTTTGGCCGACACAGGAGCTGAGTAAACAATGATGCTTAATTTATCGCGGAGCGCTATATTCCCGATCCTCTGCCTGTGCCTTTTGACCGGCTGTTGGGATCGCACCGAAATCAGCGATCTGGCCTTCGTGCTTGCCGGCGGGATCGATGTCGCAGAGGACGGACAGCTGGAATCCACGCTGCAAATCGCCCTGCCCACTCAACTTCCGAATGCGCTCGAACTGGGCAAAGGCGGAAATAATCAACCGGTTCTGGTCGTTTCGGAGAAAGGCAAGGACGGTGCGGACATTTTGCATAAAATGCAAAAACGTTTGTCCAGGCATATCTTTTTAGGTCACCGCGGCGTCCTTGTCATTGGCGAAAAATACGCAAGAACCCGCATGGACCAGGTTTTGGACCAGACGCTGCGTTACCCGGGCAGCCGATACAACATGTACGTGCTGACGGCCAGAGGCACAACAGCCAAAAAAATTTTGCAAACTCCTTACCTGCTCGAATCGATCCCGGGTATCGGCATTAAAAAAATTCAAATGTCCGGCCTCGGATATTCCTTAAAGGTTGACGAGTTTCTCAACGAGCTTTCGCTGCCCGGAAAAGCTCCGGTTACCAGCGCCATCCGGCTTTTTTCCAACGACACCGAGAAAAATACGTTTACGATCGACGAAGCGGCCGTATACCAGCTCAACAGGCCGAGACTGGTCGGATTTTTAACCCAGGAAGAACAAAAAATTCTCAAATGGCAGAAAGGAAAGTTGAACGAAACCCGGTTTACAGCTCAGGTCACCCCGCCGGAGGAAGGCTTTAAGGGAACTATCGGCATCGAGGTGCTGACCAACCATTCAACTATGAAAGCTGAAATGAAAAATGACATGCCGCATATGACCATCATCCTTAAAGCGGGCGGAAGAGTGATCGAAAACGATTCAAAGCTGGATTTAAGTAAAAAAGCCGATTTGAAGCTGGCCGAAAGCAAATTGACCGAAGAAGCGGAAAAGCTGGTCAAACAAACGATCCGGCGGTCGCAGCAGGAACTTCAAGCGGACATCTTCGGAATCGGCGAAAAAATCCATACGGCCTATCCCGCTTACTGGAAGAAACATAAAGATCAGTGGATTAACCTCTACCCGGAAATTCCGGTCGCCTGCAAGGTCGAGATTGTGATTTCGCGGATCGGCCGAACCCAATTGCCGGCTCATATACTTCAGTAACCAATACGAACAAAGGGACGAATGCCAATGAAACTGAGCGGAATTCAAGCATTCTGGATGATTGCCGTCATGGATCTCGGCATGACCATACTGATGACCTATACCCCCGCACTGCAGGCTGCGCAGCAGGACGCCTGGATGTCCATGCTGCTGGCCGGCTGCATCGCTCTGCTGATTGCCGTCATCTCGGCAAAACTCGTGCTGCTGTATCCGCAGCAAAATCTGATCGAATTCAGTCAGACCATCATGGGCAAATGGCTCGGAAAGCTCGTTGTTATGGTCTATCTTGTCCAGTGGTATACGATCATTCCGATCATTCTCCGCCAATTCAGCGATCTGATCCAGATTTTGCTTCTGCCCTTCACCCCGAAGTCGGTCATCATCTCGGTTATGATATTGCTCGTCGTATACGTGACCTATTCCGGGGGGATTGACGGCATCGGACGGTGCAGCGAAATATTGGGGCCGATTATCTTGTCAATGGTTTTTCTTGTGCTGCTTTTCAGCGTTAATAACATTCAATGGCACCGCATGCTGCCCGTTTACGCGGATAGCGGCGTATCCGCCATACTCAGGGGATCGCTGCCTCCCGCATCTTATCTCGGTCATGCAGTGGAATTCGTCATGCTGTCATCTTTTTTGAACAACCCGCGCAATGGATCGCCGTATGCGATTTGGGGCGTAGGCATCGCCTCCTTTTCCACATTGCTTGCGATGATGATGGTTATTTTAACGAGCGGAGTCAATCTGTCTTCCAGAACGTGGTATCCGTTTTTTGAAATGTCCAAAAAAATCGCAATTTTCGAGTTTATCGAAAACCTCGACGCGCTGGCCGTCGTGATCTGGGTCACCAGCGTTTTCATCAAGCTCTCGGTTTACCTGTTCATTACCAGCTATGGAACGGCTCAATTTTTGCAAATCCGGAACTGGCGGCGTTTGATTTGGTTCATCGCCCCTATTTCTGTAGCCTTTGCCTTTATTCCGCAAAACGTATCGGAAGCGACTGCGGGGTATTTGAACCATTACTGGGTGCCTGTGGTGCTCCCTGTCAACATGATCGGGCTGCCGCTGCTGCTGCTGATCGTAGGTAAGGTCCGCCTGAGACGGAAAAAAGCGTAATATCAGGAACGGTTTCTTTTGAGAACGGCGGCTGCGGCAACAATCGCCAGCGGAAGCAAATACGCCCAGGTCGCCCAGAGCGGATGAATGACCGCCACGGAATACATCCAGTGAGCCGCTCCTTTATCGATTTGCTTCAAGGAGAATATGAAACAAATCAGCGTTAGCGGAAATACGAGTATCCGGTCATCCTTTAAAGCGAACAACCTGGTAAACGTCAAATTCAGGATAAAGAGCGTAATCGCCGCCTTGAAAAAAGAGGTCAAAATCAGGGAAATGCCCATCAGGGACTCGATCCTTTGAATCACTTCCAGCAGATCGATAATACGCGCCACTTCAAACATCGAATATTTTCGCTCCCCTGCAAGCGGCCCAAATACGAGAATCGTACACAGCGTAACCGCGATCAGGAAAAAAGCATTCATATACAAGGCGAGAAACATTCCCCTTGCCAGATGCGGCCGTCCTTCCCGTCGTACGTATGGAAAGAGCATCGCCATCAGCACAAGCTCCACATAGGGAAATCCGTACGAAAAATATGCTCCGAGAATGACCGGTTTGATTCCATCCGGCATAATGGGCAAAAGATGATCGTACCGGTAAGTGTTCCCGGACAACAACATGATCAGAATAACGAAACAAAGAACCCCGATCAAAGGAACCAATATCATGCGGGCCAACGTTTCGATCCCCGAACGCACAGTGAGAGCGGCCGCGACGAAGACGCAGAATACAAAAATGGACAGCGGAGTTTGCCGCATCATGGAACTGTTCAAGAACAGACCGATGTCCAGGACGATCCCGGATGTCATATGAAATTGAAACGAAAGAAACGGGACTGCGAGAAGCAATGTGACCCACTTGCCGACCAGGGCGTTGCTGTATTCAATAAAGGTAAGATCGGGAAATTTGCGGAACAAATACAGCACACAGAATAAAAGCAGTGTGCCCACAGACAGAGACAGCAGCAGCGATATCCACGCCCCGTTTTTGGCATAGCCGATCAGCGGGGCGGGGATATTGACGATGGAAGATCCCGTCATGTAAGCAAAAAACAAAACGGACATTTGCGCCGAGCTGATTTGTTCTTTAACCTTCATCTTTGCCTCCGTATGGGCTCATTTTGGTCTGTCAGGAAGGTGCTTTAAGAGAGTCAACGATCGAACGGGCCGTTTCACGGAAAATCGCATAGGCCGCATCTTCCAGAAACGGCCAATTGAGGTCCAAAACATAACTTGTGCCGAGGTATGCGGAAAGCAGCAGCAAGGCGGCATAAGCTGCGTATTCGCGACTCCCCAGCTTCTTCAGCCTCCGCACATCGGCACTCAAGATGACCGTATAAAACAAAAGCACAAATAGCGCCCGTAATAACACGATGCCTCCGGCCTCCTTCTATTTTTTTAAGACAGGATTGCCCGTCGTGGTCCCGCTGTTGATGACCCTTACCTTTACGTCGAAATGGAACTCGCTGCTTGCAAACCTGTCATCCCAGCCCTCTTTCCACTGTTTCCATAATGCCGGATTTTTCTTATACACTTTATCGCCGAGTCCAAGCGCGTCAAATTTTTTGTTCTTCAGCCAATCGATCGTTTCAGCAATTCTTCGCTCTACCGTCTCTTCCACTTTTTTCGCAAACTGCTGTTCTTCCTCCACCTTTTCTACCCTGGAACAGGACAACTCCGTGATTGCCACATCCATTTTCAGCTTTCCCGATACGATCACCGAATCTTCCCCGATAACAGGCCGCCAACTGCTCCTTGCCGAAACGACCTCCACCGCCTCCTTAATCCCGCCTGACTCCGTTTCCGCACCGCAAGGAATGTCGATCATCCCGCTTTCATACTCATTGAGCAGCATCTGCAATATTTCCACCTTTGACGGCGGCATAAGCCCCGCAAGCTTTCCTTTTTTCAGCAAGGCAATCCCGGCCGTATTTGTCACTGTTGGCGAAGGCTCCCTGGTCAAATAAAGATACGGGACTGTCGCATTGCCGACCTCGCTTTTCATTTGCAAGCCCAATTTCAACAAATTGGAATTTATTGTTTTCGAACTGAAGGACGCCGCCGTTTCCTCGCTCTGCACCAATTGCTGGCTGATCGTATTTTCGATCAAAGGCTTCGTTCGCAAATAAGCATCCGCCCTGCCTTCCACAATCATGAAGGATATCGTCAGCCGCGGCTCGTGGTCCCGCATAAAAAATTCGATTAAATTGTTGATTCCGCGGTCGCGGGCCAGCTTCTCGCTGACGATAATCAGGCGCGTATGGCTCCATTGCGCTTTTCGTCCGAGATTGATCGGGATATCGCGAATGGCCCGCGGAACCGTATCGTCGATCGTCTGCACATTGACGTATGCGTTCTCCGCCGCCTTGGATCCTGCCGGACCAATCCCCTGGCTTGGCCTGAAAACCTGGGTTGTCAGGGCGATTTTGCCTCCTTCGGCTTCATCAGCGGCAACCCCCATTACAAACCCCTTTTGCGGAAGCTCGGCGCGATCCCAGCAGCCCGTCAGCAAACAGATAGCCAGCACGCATATGCTTGTCCAGATGCGTTTGATCATAATTTTCACTCCTGAGCATGCATCTGTTCCGCGTGCTTCGCAGTCTCGCGCATATGCTGCAAGCGGGGGGACCGGAGCAATGTTCCGAGCGGAGCCCGGACGTATACGTCCTTCTGCTGCCGCGGAATAAAAGGGCCGAGCGGACTTAAATAAGGCTGCCCCAAAGTACGCAAGCTCGCCAGATGAAGCCATATCAAAATAAAAGCGATCATGACGCCGAACAACCCCAGAGCGGCGGCGCACAACATGAGCGGAAACCGCAAAATCCGCAGTGCGATGCCGAGGTTATACTGCGGGATGGCGAAGGATGCAATCCCGGTCAAAGCAACGACAATCACCATGATAGGGGAAGCGATGCCGGCATTGATGGACGCTTCCCCAATGACGAGCGCTCCGACGATGC
The window above is part of the Paenibacillus hamazuiensis genome. Proteins encoded here:
- a CDS encoding Ger(x)C family spore germination protein, giving the protein MMLNLSRSAIFPILCLCLLTGCWDRTEISDLAFVLAGGIDVAEDGQLESTLQIALPTQLPNALELGKGGNNQPVLVVSEKGKDGADILHKMQKRLSRHIFLGHRGVLVIGEKYARTRMDQVLDQTLRYPGSRYNMYVLTARGTTAKKILQTPYLLESIPGIGIKKIQMSGLGYSLKVDEFLNELSLPGKAPVTSAIRLFSNDTEKNTFTIDEAAVYQLNRPRLVGFLTQEEQKILKWQKGKLNETRFTAQVTPPEEGFKGTIGIEVLTNHSTMKAEMKNDMPHMTIILKAGGRVIENDSKLDLSKKADLKLAESKLTEEAEKLVKQTIRRSQQELQADIFGIGEKIHTAYPAYWKKHKDQWINLYPEIPVACKVEIVISRIGRTQLPAHILQ
- a CDS encoding GerAB/ArcD/ProY family transporter, which produces MKLSGIQAFWMIAVMDLGMTILMTYTPALQAAQQDAWMSMLLAGCIALLIAVISAKLVLLYPQQNLIEFSQTIMGKWLGKLVVMVYLVQWYTIIPIILRQFSDLIQILLLPFTPKSVIISVMILLVVYVTYSGGIDGIGRCSEILGPIILSMVFLVLLFSVNNIQWHRMLPVYADSGVSAILRGSLPPASYLGHAVEFVMLSSFLNNPRNGSPYAIWGVGIASFSTLLAMMMVILTSGVNLSSRTWYPFFEMSKKIAIFEFIENLDALAVVIWVTSVFIKLSVYLFITSYGTAQFLQIRNWRRLIWFIAPISVAFAFIPQNVSEATAGYLNHYWVPVVLPVNMIGLPLLLLIVGKVRLRRKKA
- a CDS encoding GerAB/ArcD/ProY family transporter — translated: MKVKEQISSAQMSVLFFAYMTGSSIVNIPAPLIGYAKNGAWISLLLSLSVGTLLLFCVLYLFRKFPDLTFIEYSNALVGKWVTLLLAVPFLSFQFHMTSGIVLDIGLFLNSSMMRQTPLSIFVFCVFVAAALTVRSGIETLARMILVPLIGVLCFVILIMLLSGNTYRYDHLLPIMPDGIKPVILGAYFSYGFPYVELVLMAMLFPYVRREGRPHLARGMFLALYMNAFFLIAVTLCTILVFGPLAGERKYSMFEVARIIDLLEVIQRIESLMGISLILTSFFKAAITLFILNLTFTRLFALKDDRILVFPLTLICFIFSLKQIDKGAAHWMYSVAVIHPLWATWAYLLPLAIVAAAAVLKRNRS
- a CDS encoding Ger(x)C family spore germination protein, with the translated sequence MIKRIWTSICVLAICLLTGCWDRAELPQKGFVMGVAADEAEGGKIALTTQVFRPSQGIGPAGSKAAENAYVNVQTIDDTVPRAIRDIPINLGRKAQWSHTRLIIVSEKLARDRGINNLIEFFMRDHEPRLTISFMIVEGRADAYLRTKPLIENTISQQLVQSEETAASFSSKTINSNLLKLGLQMKSEVGNATVPYLYLTREPSPTVTNTAGIALLKKGKLAGLMPPSKVEILQMLLNEYESGMIDIPCGAETESGGIKEAVEVVSARSSWRPVIGEDSVIVSGKLKMDVAITELSCSRVEKVEEEQQFAKKVEETVERRIAETIDWLKNKKFDALGLGDKVYKKNPALWKQWKEGWDDRFASSEFHFDVKVRVINSGTTTGNPVLKK